Proteins encoded within one genomic window of Mycolicibacterium monacense:
- a CDS encoding hydantoinase B/oxoprolinase family protein, with translation MNTLTDTPVDVDVITYEVVRNRLTAIVAQQSAVLKNVSGSPLVTEANDCNTGVYLAGGEVVAMGPHNLFHSGSMETVVNHIIADCTDTVGIEEGDVFITNDPYKGALHMPDVTMIEPVFHEGVRIGWVGTCAHVLDIGGMTPSSWSPAAREVYQEGLILPPTKIISGGRTRHDVWNLILAASRLPANLGLDLKAMIAANNHARQGMLRLVDRYGADVVTTVMTTMLDRSEAQVRERLLAVPDGTTRARTYFDHDGHKSTLARVEVELRKDGDRLVFDYGRTAEQLPGFFNCTMSGLRGGVFSAILPVLAHDIPWNSGVMRAIEVTAPEGTIVNARHPAPCGASTTGATTIVQSTAGSALSTLVSAHDELRGEARAVTTGGLMVFHIAGRNQYGEPYGGAMTEVLAGGAGANVNRNGVDYRGPNEILTGQFNNVEGEEAVFPLLYLNRSANTDGGGAGRHHGGVSVSSSFVLHDTDALHGVMAGHSMSMPNSLGLHGGLPGSTHQVTIVRGGEPVVYTGSPGEIHLAAGDVVDWSFHGGGGWGDPLDADPDEVLADVTAGRISTESASRLYGVVLTAGAVDREETTARRNRERARRRLWAPHRVFGARQLDMVGDARRIGDRLVLTHDGVSAVYACDCGNVIAPADENWKDYAAHSRLSEHDLGPKVRLHPGLRADAYACAGCGTLLAVEIRAHEDEPLRDLELAGQSG, from the coding sequence GTGAACACTCTCACCGACACTCCCGTCGACGTGGATGTCATCACCTACGAGGTGGTCCGCAACCGCCTCACCGCCATCGTCGCCCAGCAGTCGGCGGTGCTCAAGAACGTCTCCGGCTCACCGCTGGTGACCGAGGCCAACGACTGCAACACCGGCGTCTACCTGGCCGGCGGTGAGGTCGTTGCGATGGGACCGCACAACCTCTTTCACTCCGGTTCGATGGAGACGGTGGTGAACCACATCATCGCCGACTGCACCGACACCGTCGGCATCGAGGAAGGAGACGTCTTCATCACCAACGACCCCTACAAGGGCGCGTTGCACATGCCGGACGTCACCATGATCGAGCCGGTGTTCCACGAAGGTGTCCGGATCGGATGGGTCGGGACGTGTGCGCATGTGCTCGACATCGGCGGGATGACCCCGTCGAGTTGGTCGCCGGCCGCGCGGGAGGTGTATCAGGAGGGCCTGATCCTGCCGCCCACGAAGATCATCTCCGGTGGCCGGACCCGCCACGACGTGTGGAACCTGATCCTCGCGGCATCCCGGCTGCCCGCCAACCTCGGGCTCGACCTCAAGGCGATGATCGCCGCGAACAACCATGCGCGACAGGGCATGCTGCGCCTAGTCGACCGCTACGGCGCCGACGTCGTCACCACGGTGATGACGACGATGCTCGACCGCTCCGAAGCCCAGGTGCGCGAGCGGTTGCTCGCTGTCCCGGACGGAACCACCCGGGCGCGTACGTATTTCGACCACGACGGGCACAAGTCCACGCTCGCGCGGGTCGAGGTGGAGCTCCGCAAGGACGGCGACCGGCTGGTGTTCGACTACGGCCGCACCGCCGAACAGCTCCCGGGGTTCTTCAACTGCACGATGTCCGGTCTGCGCGGCGGCGTGTTCTCGGCGATCCTGCCGGTGCTGGCCCACGACATCCCGTGGAACAGCGGCGTCATGCGGGCCATCGAGGTGACCGCACCCGAGGGGACCATCGTCAACGCCAGGCACCCGGCGCCGTGCGGTGCCTCGACCACGGGCGCCACCACGATCGTGCAGAGCACGGCGGGCAGCGCGTTGTCGACACTGGTCAGCGCGCACGACGAATTACGTGGTGAGGCAAGGGCAGTCACCACGGGCGGGCTGATGGTCTTCCACATCGCCGGCCGCAACCAGTACGGCGAACCGTACGGCGGCGCGATGACCGAGGTGCTGGCCGGGGGCGCCGGTGCCAACGTCAACCGCAACGGAGTCGACTACCGCGGACCCAACGAGATCCTCACCGGACAGTTCAACAACGTCGAGGGCGAGGAGGCCGTCTTCCCGCTGCTGTACCTGAACCGGTCGGCCAACACCGACGGTGGGGGAGCGGGCCGCCATCACGGCGGTGTGTCGGTGAGTTCGTCGTTCGTACTGCACGACACCGATGCGCTGCACGGGGTGATGGCGGGCCACAGCATGTCGATGCCCAACTCGCTCGGCCTTCACGGCGGGCTACCGGGATCGACGCATCAGGTGACGATCGTGCGCGGGGGTGAGCCCGTGGTCTACACCGGTTCTCCCGGGGAGATCCACCTTGCAGCAGGCGATGTCGTCGACTGGAGCTTCCACGGCGGGGGCGGCTGGGGTGACCCGCTCGACGCCGACCCGGACGAGGTGCTGGCAGACGTCACGGCCGGCCGGATCTCCACCGAGAGCGCGTCGCGGCTCTACGGCGTGGTCCTGACGGCAGGGGCGGTGGACCGTGAGGAGACCACCGCGCGCCGGAACCGGGAACGCGCCCGTCGTCGACTGTGGGCCCCGCACAGGGTGTTCGGTGCGCGGCAGCTCGACATGGTCGGTGACGCGCGCCGGATCGGTGACCGTCTCGTGCTGACGCACGACGGTGTGTCGGCGGTGTACGCGTGCGACTGCGGGAACGTGATCGCCCCTGCCGACGAGAACTGGAAGGACTACGCGGCGCATTCCCGGTTGAGCGAACACGATCTGGGACCGAAGGTCCGGTTGCATCCGGGTCTGCGCGCCGACGCGTATGCGTGCGCGGGATGCGGCACGCTGCTGGCGGTCGAGATCCGGGCACACGAGGACGAACCGCTGCGCGATCTGGAGTTGGCCGGGCAGAGCGGCTGA
- a CDS encoding GAF and ANTAR domain-containing protein: protein MAIHEQFSAAIDGQYGTDAADRLCEACVMLLGIDAAAISLVFDGANTGTLGASGTLARSCDELQFTLGEGPCLDTVTHRAPVFVVDLADPDETRWPVYGPAMLDMRIRGVFAMPVLIAGEYVGALDLFRTEPGGLRAGQLAGAIAAAELAGIPLLDLLDTDLRAAVDEPGSDAWAELNALSRTEVSQATGMLVAQLGVDPPEALLRLRAHAYSTGRSASDVARDILERRLRLEAD, encoded by the coding sequence GTGGCGATTCACGAGCAGTTCTCCGCCGCCATCGACGGCCAGTACGGCACCGATGCGGCTGACCGGTTGTGCGAGGCCTGCGTGATGCTGCTCGGCATCGACGCCGCAGCGATCTCTCTGGTGTTCGACGGTGCCAACACCGGAACGCTGGGTGCGAGCGGGACACTGGCGCGCAGCTGCGACGAACTGCAGTTCACCCTCGGTGAGGGCCCATGCCTGGACACCGTCACGCACCGCGCCCCGGTGTTCGTGGTCGACCTCGCCGACCCCGACGAGACGCGTTGGCCGGTGTACGGACCGGCGATGCTCGACATGCGCATCCGGGGTGTCTTCGCGATGCCGGTGCTGATCGCCGGCGAGTACGTGGGTGCCCTCGACCTCTTCCGCACCGAACCAGGTGGCTTGCGGGCCGGACAGCTCGCAGGCGCGATCGCCGCCGCCGAGCTCGCCGGAATTCCTCTGCTCGACCTACTGGACACCGACCTGCGCGCCGCGGTCGACGAGCCCGGATCCGACGCGTGGGCCGAGCTCAACGCCCTGAGCCGCACCGAGGTCAGCCAGGCGACCGGCATGCTCGTCGCCCAGCTCGGCGTCGACCCGCCCGAGGCGTTGTTGCGGCTGCGGGCGCACGCCTACTCAACGGGCCGAAGCGCTTCGGACGTGGCCCGCGACATCCTCGAACGCCGCCTGCGGCTCGAGGCCGACTGA
- a CDS encoding GAF and ANTAR domain-containing protein yields MTDPSRETRVLDAVVTLVDSLLDDFDVVDLLTELTERCADLLDVAAAGFLLVDPMDRLRLLAATTDQAEALELFQLQSDEGPCVDCYRTGLPVSVADLTGAGQRWPRFVPAAREAGFASVHAVPMRAAGIVLGALGLFGSRPGALNEADLLVSQTLAHVACVAILQEHPPTPATVLPQLRSALTSRIVVEQAKGFLREIFDVPVEEAFTLLRTYARSRGEHLTDVARALMGDRLVRPVMIAALTEMVER; encoded by the coding sequence ATGACCGATCCGTCCCGCGAGACCCGCGTACTCGACGCCGTCGTGACGCTCGTCGACAGCCTGCTCGACGACTTCGACGTCGTCGACCTGCTGACCGAACTCACCGAACGCTGTGCCGATCTGCTCGATGTGGCCGCCGCCGGATTCCTGCTCGTCGACCCGATGGATCGGCTGCGACTGCTGGCCGCCACCACCGACCAGGCGGAGGCGCTGGAACTGTTCCAGCTGCAGTCCGACGAGGGTCCGTGCGTGGACTGCTATCGCACCGGTCTGCCGGTGTCGGTCGCCGATCTCACGGGGGCCGGGCAGCGATGGCCGCGGTTCGTCCCCGCCGCGCGCGAGGCGGGCTTCGCCTCGGTGCACGCCGTCCCGATGCGCGCGGCGGGCATCGTGCTGGGCGCCCTCGGCCTGTTCGGCAGCCGCCCCGGCGCGTTGAACGAGGCCGACCTCCTGGTCAGCCAGACCCTGGCGCATGTCGCCTGCGTGGCGATCCTGCAGGAGCACCCGCCGACGCCCGCGACGGTCCTGCCCCAGCTGCGCTCCGCGCTGACCAGCCGGATCGTCGTCGAACAGGCCAAGGGGTTCCTACGCGAGATCTTCGACGTTCCGGTCGAAGAAGCCTTCACGCTCCTGCGCACCTATGCCCGGAGCCGGGGTGAACACCTCACCGATGTCGCCCGCGCATTGATGGGTGACCGCCTGGTGCGTCCGGTGATGATCGCGGCGCTGACCGAGATGGTCGAGCGCTGA
- a CDS encoding GAF and ANTAR domain-containing protein: MADYDAQAGREPRAGAGPSQRQRESDEIDYHEGLRGVAGIVAGAGSVTELLNKVAQFAVRAIPGVEGAGVALIDREGLPSIQTWSATAPFVNEIDLVQYRDLHEGPCLTCMHSLRPTISGSLGSDQRWPHFGGRVARMGVHSALSVPLIVDDRTLGAINAYAAHRDAFGEHAVQLACEFAGPAAVAVYHARLLADAHESTDRLQRALASRAVIDQAIGIIRSRSGVSGEEAFARLTRISQSENVKLHIVAERLVEEAVRRAQARRQ, encoded by the coding sequence ATGGCCGATTACGACGCCCAGGCGGGGCGAGAGCCCAGGGCCGGCGCAGGGCCGTCGCAGCGACAGCGCGAATCCGATGAGATCGATTACCACGAAGGTCTGCGCGGTGTGGCAGGCATCGTCGCCGGCGCAGGCAGTGTGACCGAACTGCTTAACAAGGTCGCCCAATTCGCGGTGCGGGCCATTCCCGGGGTCGAGGGTGCCGGGGTGGCGCTGATCGACCGCGAGGGGCTACCGAGCATCCAGACTTGGTCGGCGACAGCACCATTCGTGAACGAGATCGACCTCGTGCAGTACCGGGATCTGCACGAGGGACCGTGTCTGACGTGTATGCATTCCCTGCGGCCGACGATAAGCGGTTCGCTGGGCAGCGATCAACGGTGGCCGCACTTCGGCGGCCGGGTGGCGAGGATGGGCGTGCACTCGGCCCTGTCGGTCCCGCTCATCGTCGACGACCGCACGCTCGGCGCGATCAACGCCTACGCCGCCCACCGCGACGCCTTCGGGGAGCACGCCGTGCAACTCGCATGCGAATTCGCCGGTCCCGCCGCGGTGGCGGTCTACCACGCGCGACTGCTGGCCGACGCCCACGAGAGCACTGACCGGTTACAGCGGGCACTCGCCAGCCGCGCGGTCATCGACCAGGCGATCGGGATCATCCGCAGCCGGTCGGGAGTCAGCGGTGAGGAGGCGTTCGCCCGGCTCACCAGGATCAGTCAGTCCGAGAACGTCAAACTGCACATCGTGGCCGAACGCCTGGTGGAAGAGGCGGTCCGGCGCGCCCAGGCGCGGCGGCAGTGA
- a CDS encoding fatty acyl-AMP ligase has product MSTFTETMYSNAGSSTKGMVTGEPGDPVRHTWLEVHERALRIAGGLAAAGVGHGDAIAVLAGAPVEIAPTAQGIWMRGASLTMLHQPTPRTDLQRWADETTAVIDMIDAKAVIVSEPFMPAAPLLSGLGMLVLTVADLLAHEPGEMVPTGDDDIALMQLTSGSTGSPKAVQISHANVVANAEAMIVGCEFDIETDVIVSWLPCFHDMGMTGYLTVPMYFGAELVKVTPMDFLHDTLLWAKLIHKYRGTMTAAPNFAYTLFAKRLRRLATPGEFDLSSLRWALSGAEQVDPLDVEDLCEAGAPFGLKPEAIIPAYGMAETTVAVSFSECGRGMVVDEVDADLLSVLHRAVPANKGHTRRLVSLGRPLPGLEVRVLDEDGAVLPARGVGVIEVRGRPVSRGYTTTAGFVPAQDELGWYDTGDLGYLTEAGEVVVCGRLKDVIIMAGRNIYPTDIERAAARVDGVRPGCAVAIRLDGGHPRETFAVAVESKHFEDVKQVRRIQRQVAHEVVAEVDVRPRNVVVLEPGMIPKTPSGKLRRAHALSLID; this is encoded by the coding sequence GTGAGCACTTTTACCGAGACCATGTACAGCAATGCCGGCTCGAGCACCAAAGGGATGGTCACCGGAGAACCGGGCGACCCCGTCCGCCACACCTGGCTCGAGGTCCACGAGCGTGCCTTGAGAATCGCCGGCGGGCTCGCCGCGGCAGGGGTCGGGCACGGCGACGCGATCGCGGTGCTGGCCGGGGCGCCCGTCGAGATCGCGCCGACAGCCCAGGGCATCTGGATGCGCGGTGCGAGCCTGACCATGCTGCACCAGCCGACCCCGCGCACCGATCTGCAGCGCTGGGCCGACGAGACCACCGCGGTCATCGACATGATCGACGCGAAGGCCGTGATCGTGTCCGAGCCGTTCATGCCCGCGGCTCCGCTGCTGTCCGGGCTCGGGATGCTGGTGCTTACGGTGGCCGATCTCCTCGCCCACGAACCGGGAGAGATGGTCCCGACCGGTGACGACGACATCGCCCTCATGCAGTTGACGTCCGGGTCCACGGGTTCACCGAAGGCCGTGCAGATATCGCACGCCAACGTGGTGGCCAACGCCGAGGCGATGATCGTCGGCTGCGAGTTCGACATCGAGACCGACGTGATCGTGAGTTGGCTGCCGTGCTTCCACGACATGGGCATGACGGGCTACCTCACCGTGCCCATGTATTTCGGCGCGGAACTGGTCAAGGTCACGCCGATGGACTTCCTGCACGACACGCTGCTGTGGGCCAAGCTCATCCACAAATACCGCGGCACCATGACCGCGGCGCCCAACTTCGCCTACACCCTGTTCGCCAAGCGGCTGCGCCGGCTCGCCACCCCCGGCGAGTTCGACCTGTCGTCGCTGCGGTGGGCGCTGTCGGGCGCCGAGCAGGTCGACCCGCTCGACGTCGAGGATCTCTGCGAAGCCGGTGCGCCGTTCGGGTTGAAACCGGAGGCGATCATCCCGGCGTACGGCATGGCCGAGACGACGGTCGCGGTGTCGTTCTCCGAATGCGGCCGCGGGATGGTCGTCGACGAGGTGGACGCCGACCTGCTGTCCGTGCTCCACCGCGCCGTGCCTGCGAACAAGGGCCACACCCGGCGGCTCGTATCGCTGGGCCGGCCGCTGCCGGGGCTCGAGGTGCGGGTGCTCGACGAGGACGGTGCGGTCCTGCCCGCCCGCGGGGTGGGGGTGATCGAGGTGCGGGGCCGGCCGGTGAGCCGCGGCTACACCACGACCGCCGGCTTCGTCCCGGCGCAGGACGAGTTGGGTTGGTACGACACCGGTGACCTCGGATACCTCACCGAGGCAGGCGAGGTGGTGGTGTGCGGCCGGCTCAAGGACGTGATCATCATGGCCGGCCGCAACATCTATCCGACGGACATCGAGCGGGCCGCGGCCCGCGTCGACGGTGTGCGGCCGGGTTGCGCGGTGGCCATCCGCCTCGACGGAGGCCACCCGCGCGAGACATTCGCCGTGGCGGTGGAGAGCAAGCACTTCGAGGATGTCAAGCAGGTCCGGCGCATCCAGCGTCAGGTGGCCCACGAGGTGGTGGCGGAGGTCGACGTGCGGCCCCGCAACGTGGTGGTGCTCGAGCCCGGCATGATCCCGAAGACACCGTCGGGCAAGCTGCGCCGGGCCCACGCCCTGTCGCTGATCGACTAA
- a CDS encoding GreA/GreB family elongation factor, whose amino-acid sequence MTTAQRVWMTPVAYRRLQDELTELRTLIANEAPDDGQENTVAVQRARQTRIQQIHDLLLNAVVGEDPPDDGVAEPGMVLTVRFDQTGDEETFLLGVRGAEYGDLEVYSVSSPLGEALIGARPGDRRTYEVPSGASVPVTLLKAVPFGMHHPRG is encoded by the coding sequence ATGACGACAGCACAGCGTGTCTGGATGACCCCGGTCGCCTACCGGCGCCTACAGGACGAACTGACCGAACTCCGGACCCTGATCGCCAACGAAGCGCCCGACGACGGCCAGGAGAACACCGTCGCGGTGCAGCGTGCCCGTCAGACCCGCATCCAGCAGATCCACGACCTGCTGCTCAACGCCGTGGTCGGCGAGGATCCGCCCGACGACGGTGTCGCCGAACCCGGCATGGTGCTGACGGTGCGATTCGACCAGACCGGCGACGAGGAGACGTTCCTGCTCGGCGTCCGCGGAGCGGAGTACGGCGACCTCGAGGTGTACTCGGTGAGCTCCCCGCTCGGTGAGGCACTGATCGGCGCCCGGCCCGGTGATCGGCGCACCTATGAGGTGCCCAGCGGGGCGTCCGTCCCGGTCACGCTGCTCAAGGCGGTGCCGTTCGGGATGCACCACCCGCGCGGCTGA
- a CDS encoding NAD(P)/FAD-dependent oxidoreductase, with translation MFGGDGVDGGPRSVIVVGAGIVGLSTAWFLQERGVEVTVVDRGGVAAGASWGNAGWVSPALTIPLNQPSVLGYGLRSLANPAAPLHVPARADIRLWSFLTRFAANCRRSSWDRAVAANLPFNAECLEAFDVLTGNGVDVPTTDCPITAVFTSERQAAHLLDELRALQQAGQDVSYRRLTLDELEDQVPLASRAVTVGVSVEDQRFVDPGRFTHALARAVVARGATISEVDVVDLLPHRRGVRVYPRTGAPLTADAAVIATGAWISALADRWVRTPVRAGRGYSFTVPVDRPVPGPIYLPEVRVACTPYRGALRVAGTMEFRGPDEPAIPARVEAIVGSTAPLFDGVRWGERTDEWVGPRPVTPDGRPLIGNVDRNVYVAGGHGMWGLAHGPVTGRLLAEQITTGKQPEALRAVDPLR, from the coding sequence ATGTTCGGCGGTGACGGAGTCGACGGCGGACCCCGATCGGTGATCGTGGTGGGCGCCGGCATCGTCGGCCTGTCCACCGCCTGGTTCCTGCAGGAGCGCGGCGTCGAGGTGACGGTGGTCGACCGCGGCGGGGTGGCCGCGGGCGCGTCCTGGGGTAACGCCGGCTGGGTGTCTCCGGCGCTGACGATTCCCCTCAACCAGCCGTCGGTGCTGGGCTACGGGCTGCGGTCGCTGGCGAACCCGGCCGCACCGCTGCACGTCCCCGCCCGCGCCGACATCAGGCTGTGGTCGTTCCTCACCCGGTTCGCGGCCAACTGCCGACGCTCGTCGTGGGACCGCGCGGTCGCCGCCAACCTGCCGTTCAACGCCGAATGCCTCGAAGCGTTCGACGTGCTGACCGGCAACGGGGTCGACGTACCGACCACCGACTGTCCGATCACCGCGGTGTTCACCTCCGAACGGCAGGCCGCGCACCTGCTCGACGAACTGCGCGCCTTGCAGCAGGCGGGTCAGGACGTGTCCTACCGCCGCCTCACCCTCGATGAGCTCGAGGATCAGGTGCCACTGGCGTCGCGGGCGGTGACGGTCGGCGTCAGCGTCGAGGATCAGCGGTTCGTCGATCCGGGGCGGTTCACCCACGCGCTGGCCCGGGCGGTCGTGGCGCGCGGGGCGACGATCAGCGAGGTCGACGTCGTCGACCTGCTGCCCCACCGGCGAGGGGTCCGGGTCTACCCCCGGACCGGCGCACCGCTGACCGCCGACGCCGCGGTGATCGCCACCGGCGCCTGGATCTCTGCGCTCGCCGACCGGTGGGTCCGCACACCGGTGCGCGCCGGGCGCGGCTACTCGTTCACCGTGCCCGTCGACCGTCCGGTGCCGGGTCCGATCTATCTGCCCGAGGTGCGGGTGGCGTGCACGCCCTACCGGGGGGCGCTGCGCGTCGCGGGCACCATGGAATTCCGCGGCCCGGACGAACCGGCGATCCCGGCCCGCGTCGAGGCGATCGTCGGTTCGACCGCACCGCTGTTCGACGGTGTGCGCTGGGGTGAGCGCACCGACGAGTGGGTGGGTCCTCGGCCCGTCACCCCCGACGGCCGGCCGCTGATCGGAAACGTCGACCGCAATGTGTACGTCGCGGGCGGCCACGGGATGTGGGGGCTGGCGCACGGCCCCGTCACCGGCCGCCTGCTGGCCGAGCAGATCACCACCGGTAAGCAACCCGAGGCGCTGCGGGCCGTCGACCCGCTGCGCTGA
- a CDS encoding PucR family transcriptional regulator, with amino-acid sequence MVTLDRLVNVLGGYGVQFRAGSAPRSTELRTVVIHEDRHVVGDVLLAVGADSVATALEWARAARAAVVLVRGDDVGVDAAAAGGPAVLTVDPDVSWSELAALVFGLVLEGRETESGRGPTDLFALADSLADAIGGAVTIEDRHWRVLAYSRMQQHADDARVATILGRQAPDRLRALFTERGVARHLANSDEPMFVAPAPADGLAGRMVIAARAGRELLGSVWVACAEELRGDQLRALADGARMVALHLLRSRASADLERQVESDLVIGLLEGTVDAPTVVSKLALPPAGLRVIALRARLGEERHAALLLAFERATTGFGWSRPGRSTLSATTVYTVLPSEPAETARRWVDSLRAALPERAAILAGISSTATVLELPTARDEADECLALHELQGGVGEAPAYDESWDDIVLRRLRIAARVGRTPQRGPVADLRRHDEHHGTRYVDTLRAWLAAQGDLHEAAERLGVHENTVRYRLRKMAEVTDLDLTDARKRLAMTVELAATDDDGFTLSEADKIS; translated from the coding sequence GTGGTCACTTTGGACCGGCTCGTCAATGTGCTCGGCGGTTACGGCGTCCAGTTCCGGGCGGGTTCGGCGCCGCGCTCGACCGAGTTGCGCACCGTGGTGATCCACGAGGATCGCCACGTCGTCGGCGACGTCCTGCTGGCGGTCGGAGCCGATTCGGTGGCCACCGCACTCGAATGGGCGCGCGCCGCACGGGCGGCGGTGGTGCTGGTCCGCGGCGACGACGTCGGTGTGGACGCGGCAGCGGCCGGCGGGCCCGCGGTTCTCACGGTCGATCCCGACGTGTCCTGGAGTGAGTTGGCCGCGCTGGTGTTCGGCCTGGTGCTCGAGGGGCGCGAGACGGAGTCCGGGCGCGGCCCGACCGATCTGTTCGCGCTGGCCGACAGCCTGGCCGACGCGATCGGCGGTGCGGTCACCATCGAGGACCGGCACTGGCGGGTGCTGGCCTACTCGCGGATGCAGCAACACGCCGATGACGCGCGCGTCGCGACCATCCTCGGTAGGCAGGCCCCCGACAGACTGCGGGCGCTGTTCACCGAACGCGGCGTAGCCCGGCACCTCGCCAACTCGGATGAACCGATGTTCGTGGCCCCCGCACCCGCCGACGGGCTCGCCGGCCGGATGGTGATCGCGGCCCGCGCCGGTCGCGAACTGCTCGGCTCGGTGTGGGTGGCCTGCGCGGAGGAGTTGCGCGGTGACCAGCTGCGCGCGTTGGCCGACGGCGCCCGCATGGTCGCACTGCACCTGTTGCGGTCGCGGGCCAGCGCCGACCTCGAGCGCCAGGTGGAATCCGATCTGGTGATCGGTCTGCTGGAGGGCACCGTCGACGCCCCGACGGTGGTGAGCAAGCTGGCGTTGCCGCCTGCGGGACTGCGGGTCATCGCGCTGCGCGCCCGCCTCGGCGAGGAACGCCACGCGGCGCTGCTGTTGGCCTTCGAACGCGCGACCACGGGTTTCGGGTGGTCGCGGCCCGGCCGCTCCACGCTGTCGGCCACCACCGTCTACACCGTGTTGCCCAGCGAACCGGCGGAGACCGCGCGCCGCTGGGTGGACAGCCTGCGGGCCGCACTGCCGGAACGGGCCGCCATCCTCGCCGGAATCAGCAGTACGGCAACGGTTTTGGAACTGCCGACGGCTCGTGACGAGGCCGACGAGTGCCTGGCGCTGCACGAACTGCAGGGCGGCGTCGGCGAGGCGCCCGCCTACGACGAGTCCTGGGACGACATCGTGCTGCGGCGGCTGCGGATCGCCGCGCGCGTCGGCCGCACCCCGCAACGCGGACCGGTGGCCGACCTGCGGCGCCACGACGAGCATCACGGGACCCGCTACGTGGACACGCTGCGCGCCTGGCTGGCCGCGCAGGGAGATCTGCACGAGGCGGCCGAGCGCCTGGGCGTGCACGAGAACACCGTGCGCTACCGGCTGCGCAAGATGGCCGAGGTCACCGACCTCGACCTGACCGACGCGCGCAAGCGGCTGGCCATGACGGTCGAACTCGCCGCTACAGACGACGACGGTTTCACGTTGTCGGAGGCCGACAAAATCTCGTGA
- a CDS encoding TetR/AcrR family transcriptional regulator, whose protein sequence is MADGKSQGRPRDRSIDERVLAVTRDLLVESGWDDLSMRQIAVRSGVSRSSINRRWPSKSELVFHAILGDRPDLAPFAGTDRRGWIDWVVRGSRQLFARPEVRAAVPGLLLAMAENEAMRRRLWAEFSGPAVELFGSGAGEERDARAVLVMAAGAALFLSTVAVEDDTDAIHHRIASLLTEAVTG, encoded by the coding sequence GTGGCGGACGGAAAATCGCAGGGCCGGCCCCGGGACCGCTCGATCGACGAGCGGGTCCTCGCGGTCACCCGGGACCTGCTGGTCGAAAGCGGCTGGGACGACCTGAGCATGCGCCAGATCGCGGTGCGGTCGGGGGTGAGCCGATCGAGTATCAACCGCCGGTGGCCGTCCAAATCCGAACTGGTGTTCCACGCCATCCTCGGCGACCGCCCGGATCTGGCGCCGTTCGCCGGCACCGATCGGCGCGGCTGGATCGACTGGGTGGTGCGGGGGAGCCGGCAGCTCTTCGCCCGCCCCGAGGTCCGGGCGGCGGTGCCCGGCCTGCTGCTCGCGATGGCCGAGAACGAGGCCATGCGGCGACGGCTGTGGGCCGAGTTCAGCGGCCCCGCGGTCGAACTGTTCGGCTCGGGCGCCGGCGAGGAACGTGACGCCCGCGCCGTCCTGGTGATGGCGGCCGGTGCGGCGCTGTTCCTGTCCACCGTCGCCGTCGAGGACGACACCGATGCCATCCACCACCGCATCGCCTCGTTGCTCACCGAGGCGGTGACGGGATGA
- a CDS encoding class I SAM-dependent methyltransferase, whose protein sequence is MLSGVSETALLTLNGRAHQARHPKAIIDDPMAIRLVDSIDFDFDKFGRKGQEMALRSLAFDRAAIRHLDAHPSATVVALAEGLQTSFWRLTSARPDLDFSWLTVDFEPIIALRERLLPHSDRISTLAQSALDFSWMDHVDTSNGVFITAEGLLMYLQPHESMRLITECARRFPGGQMIFDLPPVLVKKLAPNGMRASRRYRVPPMPFSLTPNQLADLAITVPGVRAVHDLPMPRGRGLLFEKLYPAFWEFKPTKQMRGAYTLLEFG, encoded by the coding sequence ATGCTGAGCGGTGTCTCGGAGACCGCGCTCCTGACGCTGAACGGCCGGGCGCACCAGGCGCGACACCCGAAGGCCATCATCGACGACCCGATGGCGATCCGCCTCGTCGACTCCATCGATTTCGACTTCGACAAGTTCGGCCGCAAGGGCCAGGAGATGGCGTTGCGCTCGCTGGCCTTCGACCGGGCGGCGATCCGGCACCTCGACGCGCATCCGTCCGCGACGGTGGTGGCGTTGGCCGAGGGTCTGCAGACCAGCTTCTGGCGGCTCACCAGCGCACGGCCGGACCTCGACTTCAGTTGGCTGACAGTCGATTTCGAACCGATCATCGCACTGCGCGAACGGTTGCTGCCGCACTCCGACCGGATCAGCACTCTCGCGCAGTCGGCGCTGGACTTCTCATGGATGGACCACGTCGACACCAGCAACGGTGTGTTCATCACCGCCGAGGGCCTGCTGATGTACCTGCAGCCCCACGAGTCGATGCGCCTGATCACCGAGTGCGCCAGGCGGTTTCCTGGTGGACAGATGATCTTCGACCTGCCGCCGGTGCTGGTGAAGAAGCTGGCGCCCAACGGGATGCGGGCCTCCCGCCGGTACCGAGTCCCACCGATGCCGTTCAGCCTGACGCCGAATCAGCTGGCCGATCTCGCGATCACCGTCCCCGGTGTCCGTGCGGTGCACGACCTTCCGATGCCGCGGGGCCGCGGCCTGCTGTTCGAGAAGCTGTACCCGGCGTTCTGGGAGTTCAAGCCGACCAAGCAGATGCGCGGCGCCTACACGTTGCTCGAGTTCGGGTAG